A window of Brettanomyces nanus chromosome 2, complete sequence contains these coding sequences:
- a CDS encoding uncharacterized protein (EggNog:ENOG41) has protein sequence MLNKAVRCACVVRYFRRFYAIPVGGIKGKIRTTKRPHKPAQMGKLTDDDDFEFFAKKITKMKRNQDTKKAEQVESHELVKGSDAWLVKFNSMSERPISERVNEVSKFFAKFCSYDKIEKLSTDFVSCIRQKLIQFGDIILKDVVKDDDQLKTVYSESNPNYAYLLACIHILNGFDHSEVIKSRMSAKRVATTDELIYEEFKTILNKEQSNEQSTIDDDHSKEMASLVQAYMRLPKPRSLHMQAEDMEDFLETIGEHLDDIELKTIGAIYQDVMDSGMMLTSGELKKWMASTLEQFHDFDSDIYQQLKLGIEKLGYKVTRDHYNLFLAACLNSQSYDLFQEVLQDMVKCGLEPDRYTLTLMNNYSGLTADMNLWLNVMELRMTQYPYMLSTDDYEAAFSSLISLGGEKLGKDILRTLISIRDGYRDMHREELEKTGTMDILEIDNSTKQYIPYEHPLELFDLVTDQQELIMIYPRLCSGMFEPFIKTCSTMEDLDKLIQIMDSNGVIRDLETFHSIFDFLLEHKQVVKFERFQHIVIGILNDDHDEYLCYLMEDEHNLRAFVTLSQMYTDVGELDANNDQVVNSFKLLWGYLEQLGHGEGVDEETYTEAVKSVLVLSKANVN, from the coding sequence ATGTTGAACAAGGCCGTCAGATGTGCATGCGTTGTGAGATACTTTCGACGGTTTTATGCTATACCAGTTGGAGGAATCAAAGGGAAAATACGAACCACTAAGAGACCTCACAAACCTGCGCAGATGGGGAAGTTGACtgatgacgatgatttTGAATTTTTTGCCAAGAAAATAacgaaaatgaaaagaaatcaagaCACCAAGAAGGCAGAACAGGTTGAATCGCATGAGCTAGTGAAGGGTTCTGATGCATGGCTAGTTAAATTCAACTCTATGTCGGAGCGTCCTATCTCTGAGAGAGTCAATGAAGTGTCGAAATTCTTTGCCAAATTTTGCTCGTATGACAAGATTGAAAAGCTCAGCACGGATTTCGTGAGTTGCATTCGACAAAAACTGATTCAATTTGGCGATATCATCTTGAAAGATGTGGTGAAGGATGATGATCAATTGAAGACAGTGTATAGCGAATCAAACCCAAACTATGCTTATCTGCTCGCCTGCATTCACATTTTGAATGGATTCGATCATTCGGAGGTCATTAAAAGTCGGATGAGTGCGAAGAGAGTTGCCACTACTGATGAGTTGATCTACGAGGAGTTCAAGACGATATTAAATAAAGAGCAAAGCAACGAACAGAGTactattgatgatgatcacAGTAAAGAGATGGCTTCACTTGTACAAGCCTATATGAGACTTCCGAAACCGAGAAGTCTTCATATGCAAGCAGAAGACATGGAGGATTTCCTTGAAACCATAGGAGAACActtggatgatattgaattgAAAACTATAGGAGCCATCTATCAGGATGTAATGGATTCAGGGATGATGCTAACTTCCGgggagttgaaaaagtgGATGGCTTCAACTTTAGAGCAGTTTCATGACTTTGATAGTGATATCTACCAACAACTTAAGCTTGGAATCGAGAAATTGGGCTACAAGGTCACGAGGGATCACTATAATTTATTTCTTGCAGCCTGCTTGAACTCGCAAAGTTACGATCTATTTCAAGAGGTGCTTCAAGATATGGTCAAGTGCGGTCTTGAGCCAGACAGATATACGCTTACGTTGATGAATAACTACAGTGGATTGACTGCTGATATGAACCTTTGGTTGAATGTAATGGAGTTGCGAATGACGCAATATCCATATATGCTTTCCACTGACGATTATGAGGCAGCATTCAGTAGTTTAATATCTTTGGGAGGAGAGAAATTAGGCAAGGACATATTACGGACCCTCATCAGTATCAGAGACGGATATAGAGATATGCATAGAGAAGAGTTGGAAAAAACGGGTACGATGGACATTCTTGAGATCGATAATTCTACCAAGCAGTATATTCCGTACGAGCATCCGTTGGAACTGTTCGATCTTGTGACTGATCAGCAGGAGCTAATCATGATCTACCCACGTTTATGCAGCGGGATGTTTGAACCTTTTATAAAGACATGTTCTACTATGGAAGATTTAGACAAATTGATACAGATTATGGACTCTAATGGAGTCATCAGGGATTTGGAGACTTTTCATTCGATTTTTGACTTTTTGCTAGAACACAAGCAGGTTGTCAAGTTTGAGCGGTTCCAACATATCGTGATAGGAATCTTAAATGATGATCACGACGAATATTTATGCTACTTGATGGAAGACGAACATAATCTACGGGCATTTGTGACGTTGAGCCAAATGTATACGGATGTTGGAGAATTGGATGCCAACAACGACCAAGTGGTAAATAGTTTCAAGTTACTATGGGGGTACTTAGAGCAATTGGGGCATGGAGAAGGtgtggatgaagaaacgTATACAGAAGCGGTTAAGAGCGTGTTGGTATTGAGCAAAGCCAACGTTAATTGA
- the ERG13 gene encoding 3-hydroxy-3-methylglutaryl coenzyme A synthase produces the protein MSPEKVGIKALEVYIPGQYVHQGELEKYDGVSTGKYTIGLGQKNMAFVNDREDIYSMALTVLKNLISKYSVDTNNIGRLEVGTETLLDKSKSIKTFLMQLFGDNTDVEGIDTLNACYGGTAAVINAINWVQSDSWDGRDAIVVCGDIAIYDKGAARPTGGAGTVALLIGPDAPIVFDPVRGSYMEHAYDFYKPDFNSEYPYVDGHYSLACYVKAVDFCYKAYSKKAIARGLSESKGSTVGLDYFDYNAFHSPTCKLVIKSYARLMYNDYLDNTALYPDLDPKVFRDIPYEKSLVEKAIEKKFMALSKEKCIERVKPSLELPTNIGNTYTGSCWGCLSSLLYYVGNEKLQGKRIGLFSYGSGLAATLMSMKVVGDISKITKILDIQNRLDSRLEKSPKEYESAIELRESAYMKKPFKPVGDTEYIPDGTYYLKEVDDKFRRTYSLKGEKN, from the coding sequence ATGTCTCCTGAAAAGGTCGGTATCAAGGCCCTAGAGGTCTATATCCCTGGTCAATATGTTCACCAGGGCGAGTTAGAAAAGTATGATGGTGTTTCTACCGGTAAATACACCATTGGCTTGGGTCAAAAAAACATGGCTTTTGTCAATGATCGTGAAGATATTTATTCTATGGCTCTTACTGTCTTGAAGAACCTCATCAGCAAATACAGCGTCGATACCAATAATATTGGTCGCTTGGAGGTGGGTACAGAGACTTTACTGGACAAGTCGAAGTCAATTAAGACTTTCTTGATGCAATTGTTTGGCGACAATACCGATGTTGAAGGTATTGACACGTTGAATGCTTGTTACGGTGGTACCGCTGCTGTTATCAATGCTATCAATTGGGTTCAGTCCGATTCTTGGGATGGAAGAGATGCCATCGTTGTTTGTGGTGATATTGCCATTTACGACAAGGGTGCTGCCAGACCAACTGGTGGTGCAGGCACTGTGGCTCTTCTAATTGGCCCTGATGCTCCGATCGTTTTTGATCCTGTTAGAGGATCATACATGGAGCATGCATATGACTTTTACAAGCCTGATTTCAACTCTGAATACCCTTACGTTGATGGTCACTACTCTCTGGCTTGTTACGTTAAGGCAGTTGACTTCTGTTATAAAGCTTACTCCAAAAAGGCCATTGCTCGTGGCTTAAGTGAATCCAAGGGCTCCACTGTCGGCTTGGACTACTTTGACTACAATGCCTTCCATTCCCCAACCTGTAAGTTGGTTATCAAGTCCTATGCCAGATTGATGTACAATGATTACTTGGATAACACTGCATTGTACCCTGACTTGGACCCTAAAGTTTTCCGTGACATTCCTTACGAGAAGTCTCTAGTTGAGAAGGccattgaaaaaaaatttatGGCTCTATCCAAGGAGAAGTGCATCGAACGCGTTAAACCTTCGCTTGAGTTGCCAACCAACATCGGTAATACCTATACCGGTTCTTGCTGGGGCtgtctctcttctcttttgtaTTACGTTGGTAATGAGAAGTTGCAAGGAAAGAGAATTGGTCTTTTCTCATACGGTTCAGGTTTAGCAGCTACTCTCATGTCCATGAAGGTTGTTGGTGACATTAGCAAGATCACCAAGATTCTTGATATTCAAAACAGATTGGACAGCAGACTCGAAAAATCTCCAAAAGAGTACGAGTCCGCCATTGAATTGAGAGAGAGTGCCTATATGAAAAAGCCCTTCAAGCCTGTTGGGGATACAGAGTACATTCCTGACGGAACTTATTATTTAAAGGAAGTTGATGACAAGTTCAGAAGAACCTACAGCTTGAAAGGTGAAAAGAATTAG